Proteins encoded together in one Argiope bruennichi chromosome 1, qqArgBrue1.1, whole genome shotgun sequence window:
- the LOC129972985 gene encoding transcription elongation regulator 1-like, which yields MYRHERPGVFRHRHSLYSEKPSESPTYPPSFSLRRPSFFPRRRILIPSRFPNQGTRPFVRHPNSLIDYRSMGRHLMRSRYPVSQSCNNLKSESMESFEIPFTQPNNLENINMDSISLTPSVPQKENFDTHNVEFFEKDMQYSDDLWIETTAPNGRVYFYNASSRVSRWDKPENVKIMTLDHIRLLANAPHINPIQNTNMESIYAPLNQQPHLRFLPPPQAATGAPSSMFMFPPPNLNTPPPFQARTTPIPDMLDVPLFPVYNPDVYTDVCMKEVANFSTDKHLSFSSHEAVAMNQPYFDDILQNIQISNETDNLSEEREVTAVEFHENDSDDIKIHQSQEEQVSLNEANESVPEEMDESNIRNSPIKDSLPSLTDETQNLSSSAVGDQNSGKDDIYETIIKPIDKSRPVSSTPVPGSKWCVVWTGNDKVFFYDADRKISVWEMPNELKNRTDVQKLVESPPSAMEKKQSNIVSLSKKIKIEEEDKTALEDESQTMEYESTKALIAEAVKKREELPHETRVQMFLQMLSEKNVSAFSTLEKEIHKVVNDSRYLLLPYKERKQKFQSYLREKSEEERNAKKKQALKIKEEYENFLQEAGVTKSTRFVDFAHLHFKDPRFKALEKMKDREALFYEYVNSLRKKCHDSDEKQKTEFIELLKEQNYINANSNWSDVKKRLCFDNRYSSLSSKYEKEKLFNEYIKKNYLPELHLENEKEDKITASIKTREQEVERELSFHLKELNKERENHKYDAIVSSFKALLADLVKKPEISWREAKKILRADHRWADVRDLRDERRMHYFDEHINYLTKKKREQFRQILTEMPEITLTSSWKDVKKNVLNDPRSKLFSSDSKKCEREFKEYISDKLKEAKNDFKELLKETKIITHDSKNLMKASNHLENIEKALEQDQRYLILKCVEKERKEILLSYIDKLHHKGPPPPPTATDYVKR from the coding sequence ATGTACAGACACGAACGCCCGGGTGTGTTCCGACACAGACATTCTTTATATTCAGAGAAGCCATCCGAATCTCCTACTTATCCTCCATCGTTTTCTCTTAGACGCCCATCTTTCTTTCCAAGAAGAAGGATTTTAATTCCTTCTAGATTCCCAAATCAAGGAACAAGACCTTTTGTTCGACATCCAAACTCATTGATAGATTACCGATCAATGGGAAGACACCTAATGAGATCTCGCTATCCTGTGTCTCAAAGTTGCAACAATTTAAAGTCAGAAAGTATGGAATCCTTTGAGATACCATTCACCCaaccaaataatttagaaaacattaataTGGATTCAATTTCACTTACTCCTTCTGTTCCACAGAAAGAAAATTTCGATACACATAATGTTgagttttttgaaaaagatatgcAATACAGTGATGACTTATGGATAGAAACAACGGCACCAAATGGCAGGGTATATTTCTATAATGCAAGTTCACGAGTGAGTCGATGGGATAAaccagaaaatgttaaaataatgactCTTGATCACATAAGACTTTTAGCAAACGCACCGCATATCAATccaattcaaaatacaaatatggaATCAATATATGCACCTCTAAACCAACAACCTCATTTGAGATTTCTTCCTCCACCTCAAGCTGCCACTGGGGCGCCATCCTCAATGTTTATGTTTCCTCCACCAAATCTAAACACTCCTCCACCATTTCAGGCAAGAACGACTCCTATTCCTGACATGCTGGATGTCCCCCTTTTTCCTGTATATAACCCTGATGTATATACAGATGTATGTATGAAAGAAGTGGCTAATTTCAGCACAgataaacatttatcttttagTTCCCATGAAGCTGTGGCTATGAATCAACCTTATTTTGACGACATACttcaaaatattcagatttcCAATGAAACAGACAACTTATCTGAAGAAAGAGAGGTAACTGCAGTcgaatttcatgaaaatgattCTGATGACATCAAAATCCATCAATCTCAAGAAGAACAGGTATCTTTGAATGAAGCTAATGAATCTGTTCCTGAAGAAATGGATGAAAGTAATATCAGAAATTCTCCAATTAAGGATTCGTTACCTAGTCTTACAGATGAGACTCAAAATTTGTCTTCAAGTGCAGTTGGTGACCAAAATTCTGGCAAAGACGATATATATGAAACCATAATCAAGCCAATAGATAAGTCTCGACCCGTATCAAGTACACCAGTTCCTGGAAGTAAATGGTGTGTAGTATGGACTGGAAATGACAAAGTGTTTTTTTACGATGCAGATCGTAAAATCTCAGTTTGGGAAATGCCTAATGAACTGAAAAATAGAACGGATGTACAGAAGTTAGTAGAATCGCCTCCTTCAGCCATGGAAAAGAAGCAGTCTAACATTGTTTCTttgtcaaagaaaattaaaattgaggaAGAAGATAAAACAGCATTAGAAGACGAGAGTCAAACTATGGAATATGAGAGTACCAAAGCACTTATTGCTGAAGCtgttaaaaaaagagaagaactGCCACATGAGACTCGAGTTCAAATGTTTTTGCAAATGCTTTCTGAGAAGAATGTATCTGCATTTTCAACATTGGAGAAAGAAATCCATAAAGTTGTTAATGATTCGAGATATTTGCTTCTTCCGTATAAAGAGCGCAAACAAAAATTTCAGTCTTATCTTCGTGAGAAAtcagaagaagaaagaaatgctAAAAAGAAACAAGCCCTCAAGATTAAGGaggaatatgaaaattttcttcaagagGCCGGTGTTACTAAAAGTACTCGATTTGTTGATTTTGCGCACCTACATTTTAAAGATCCACGTTTCAAAGCACTAGAAAAAATGAAAGACCGAGAAGCTCTGTTTTATGAATACGTTAATAGTTTGCGTAAAAAATGTCATGATTCAGATGAGAAACAAAAAACAGAATTCATAGAgcttttaaaagaacaaaattatattaatgcaaaCAGTAACTGGTCAGATGtaaagaaacgcctgtgttttgataatcgttattcttctttaagtagtaaatatgaaaaagaaaagctGTTCaacgaatatattaaaaaaaattatctccctGAATTGCATTTGGAAAacgaaaaagaagataaaattaccGCTAGTATCAAAACTCGGGAACAAGAAGTGGAGCGTGAGTTGTCTTTTCATCTCAAAGAACTTAATAAAGAACGAGAAAACCATAAATACGATGCTATTGTTAGCAGTTTCAAAGCCTTACTTGCCGATTTAGTGAAAAAACCAGAAATATCGTGGCGAGAAGCTAAGAAAATTCTAAGAGCCGACCATAGATGGGCAGATGTACGTGATTTACGAGATGAGAGGCGCATGCATTATTTTGATGAACATATTAATTATCTAACCAAAAAGAAAAGAGAACAGTTTCGccaaattttaacagaaatgccAGAGATCACTTTGACTTCTTCTTGGAAAGATGTAAAGAAGAACGTTTTAAACGATCCCAGATCTAAATTGTTTTCCAGTGACAGCAAAAAATGTGAGAGGGAATTTAAAGAGTACATTTCAGATAAACTGAAGGAGGCGAAAAATGATTTCAAGGAACTTCTGAAAGAAACTAAAATCATAACACATGATTCAAAAAATCTCATGAAAGcatcaaatcatctcgaaaaCATTGAAAAGGCTCTAGAGCAAGACCAgcgttatttaattttaaaatgtgtagaaAAAGAACGAAAAGAAATACTTTTGTCTTATATTGATAAGCTGCACCACAAAGGTCCGCCACCACCTCCTACAGCAACAGACTATGTAAAgcgttaa